The nucleotide window TTTGCTAAAACTTTGCTTACAATCCGTAATTCTTCTTGAATTACCACCTCACGTTGTTGCAGTGCCCCCGTCTCCTTCTGAAGTGATTTAATTCTTATCTTCGCTTCGTTTGCTGCTTCATATTTTTCGGCAGCCAAAGTTCTTAGTCGGTCAATATCACGCTGCACAGATGCCACCGTTGGTGCAGCCTGAGCTTGAACAGACTGCACCATGAAAGCGAGAACAAGCAGTGAGGCGATGACTCTCTTCATATTATTGACCTTGGACCTTATTTACTCTTAGTAAGTAATTTCTTCATGAGTGTAATTTCAGCAGATTGTCCTGTTCGGATATCGGTTGCAATCTTCTTGGCTTCACTATTTTTTGTGCGATCAAGCATAGAGACCATATCTAAAGCACCTTCATGATGAGCAATCATCGCTTTAAGGAAAGCAGTATCGAATTTGGTGCCTTTAAGTTTCTTAAGAGCAATCAGGTCGCTTTTAGAGAGCATGCCGCCCATACCCATGTCGTGTCCCATTGTCATTGATGACTTAGTAGCTGTCAGCCAATACTTCAACTGACTAATCTCTTTTCCTTGCGCAGCAATAATTTCCTTAGCAAGCTTCTTTACTTCTGGGCTGGCGCCATTTTTGAGGGCCATGTTGGACATATCTATGGCTTGTTGGTGATGGGGAATCATGCCTTGAGCGAACATGATTTCATTCATGCCTAGATTTTTTAGAGAATTGGCATGTGAACTAGCCGATGCGGAATGACTGAAGAAGGGAAGGGAAATAACGGCGAGCAATAAAACAGTTTTCTTTAACATTTTTAGTCCTTTTCTCGATTTGATAAAACAGTTCTTTAAATCGAAGAAGGATTAGATGCGGATGACTCCCAATTGAGGGCGAGAAAGAGCAAGATGGAAAACTTGGGGTCGATAAATAGCCGCTAAGACACGAACTGAGTTCACAAAACTATTCAAACGAGACTTTGGGGCTCTTAAATTAAATAATTTTCTACCAAATAGAAGCACAACGAAGAAAAGTGCCGCACATCCGCTATCTATAAATCGCTCCGTATTAGAAGCAACGTTCAGAGTTTTTGTCACTGTCGTCAGGGCAGAATCATGATCCACATGGTTGTGCTGCATCGTTGCCTGATTGCTGGAGATGGATTGGCATTGATGAGCAATCACCATTCCAGTTGAAAATACTGCCAAGAAAATGGCAAAGAGTAAGGCTATTCGCTTACTGCTTTTAGCCACCATGCGCATGGAAAAACTTTACCAGTTGCCACTTTTTAGGCGACTATTTGAGAAAGACTCTCACATGAATTGTGATTTAAAGTACAGAATTACCCTCAGTCGATGCCCATAAAGCTGCAGAGAAGATAGGTTGAAGAAGAGTCGCCCTATAAGCCGGATCCTGTGGTTCTTGCGAACCGATCACCATCCATCTAGTTACGTAATCACTTACGTAATCAAGCAACCTACCCGTTGACTCGTGCGAGCAGCACTCGAACGCCAACTGCGTGGTCTTGCTTCAGGCGGGGTTTACATAGCTAACTGCATTACTGCAATTACTGGTGGTCTCTTACACCACCGTTTCATCCTTACCAATATTTCTATTGGCGGTTTACTTTCTGTTGCACTGTTCCCGCGGATTGCTCCGGGTGGGTGTTACCCACCGCCTTGCTCTGTGAAGTCCGGACTTTCCTCGGTGTCTTGCGACAACGCGGTGATCCGGGCGACTCTTCAGTAGTTAAGGATACGACAGAGATTAGTGATTAGTAAACGTGATTTATTTACGCGTGAATTAACTTAAATGTGCGTCGTTGCTGACCATGCGCAAGCAACGCAATCCATCACTAGGCCAAATAGTCATAGATGTAATCGATGCTGGAGTGATGTCTATGTGGAATACACCTTCGATAGGTGCCCCAACTGTTATGCGAATTGCGTGGCGAATAACCATGTTGTGAGTTACAACCACAACTTTTTTACCTGGGTATGTGTCAACTAAGTGACTTAAACCCGCTTCAACACGAGCTGCAATAGAGTTATGTGATTCACCATCTTTAGGTGCCACGGCTGTGGATGAAAGCCATGCTTCATATTCTTCGCCGAATTTTTCGCGAACTTCTTGATTAGTTAAGCCATCCCAGTGGCCAAAGGAAAGTTCTGTCCATATCTCATCATCAATTACTTGTAGATGTGTTGATTGCGCGATTGCTTGCGCAGTTTGTTGCGCTCGCTTGAGTGGGGATGCGATTAATACATCTGGCTTTATTTCTTCAATAACTTCTGCAACTGCTGCGGCTTGTGCAAGTCCGGCATCAGATAACCCTGGGTCGTTCTTGCCAGCGCCAGAGAAGCGACGCTCTGGTGTCATTGGTGTATCACCGTGGCGAATTAAGTAAATAGTTGTTGGTACTTCATCAGAGCGCAGCCGATCTGTGAGGTAATTAATTTGAACAGGTGCGTGAGTATCTGATCCGCCGCTTTCATTATCTAGTGCCTTATTAGCCAAGCGATCGGCGTGTGAATTAAGGTCGCGCGGAATCCATGAGTACTTAACTAGCGATGGCGTGTGGGCTGCGCGCGCTTGCGCCGCTAATTCGCGCATATTTGAATGTTTGATCTGCCAACGTCCGCTCATCTGTTCGACAACTAATTTGCTATCCATTTGCACTTCAACAGTTGCATCAGGATCAAGTGAGTGAATGTGAATGAGGCCAGCGATTAATCCTTGGTATTCGGCAACGTTATTGGTTGCAACGCCGATGTAGTCATAGAGCTCGGCAACAATTTTGCCGCCTTCACTGACAACTGCGCCATAACCTGCGGGACCGGGATTGCCACGGGATCCGCCATCTGCGGTTAATGTAAATGCTCTCGCCATTTCTTAAACTCCACGCACCAATATGCAGCGGCATTCTTCGCAACGAACAACTTCATCTTCACTTAAATCTAACATTCGCTTAAGTTCGACTGCGTTTATTGAAAGATTGCACCCGCCGCATTGGCCACCCTTGAGCGCTGCAGCACCTGATCCCCCGCCGCCACGTATTTTTTCGTATAACTCAAGTAGCGCTGTGTCTACAGATTTAGCAGTTTCGCTTCGCTCGTGTGCAATTTTCTCTAGGTCAGAGTTAATAACTGTGACCGCATTCTCTTTCTTAATCTCAAGGTCTGCGATTTGTGCTGCAAGTTCGGACTCTTCTTTTTCAAGTGTGGAAATGCGCTCTTTGAGAGATTCCATACGCATCATGATTTCGAGTTCTACTTCTTCGAGTTCGGCCCGGCGCTTATTAAGCGTTGCTACTTCGTGAGTTAAACCCTCTAAATCTTTAGGGGAACCGGTGCCAGAGTTAAGACGAGCTTCATCGCGGGTAATGCGAGAGACAACTTGTTCAACATCGCCTTCTGCACGGGATAGTTCGCGCTGCACATCACTTGCTTCTGTTTGGGCGCCAATGCGTAAATCGCGTGCATTATTTGCACGAATAGTAAGTGTATTTATCTCAGCAATTTCAGGAAGATTTGCTGCTTTATTTTTTAGAGTTGCAGTGGTGAAATCAAAATTTTGAATATCTAGAATGTGGCGCTGATCGCTGGGGCTGGCTTTCATAACGCCTCCCTGGCTTGGTAAGTGCAATATGTGTAATTGTTTTTCTTTCCCTGGTGGGCGCTGAGGGTTTCGAACCCCCGACATTCTCGGTGTAAACGAGACGCTCTACCACTGAGCTAAGCACCCTTAAGTTCCACCGTTAAGTGGAAGCCTAAGTCTAACCTATTAAAGAGATGCGATTGCACCCTTGTAATCAGCGACGTTACGCGCATCGCCTAGACCATTTACGACCTGCCAACGCAGGATTCCTTCTTTATCAATTACGAATGTGCCGCGAACTGAGCAACCGCGCGCTTCATCAAAAACACCGTATGCCTTTGCTGCGGCGCCGTGTGGCCAGAAGTCTGCAAGCACTGGGAATTTATAACCTTCTGCTTCTGCGAATGCACGTTGTGCATACATTGGATCGCAAGAAACTGCTAGCAATTGCACGTCATCATTTTGAAATGCTGCAAGGTCATCACGCAGTGCACAGAGCTCGCCTGTGCAAATTCCTGAGAATGCGAATGGATAGAAAAGAACTACTACGTTTTTCTTTCCCTTAAAAGATGAGAGTGAAACGTTTGTTCCGTGTTGATCCATCAAATTAAACTCTGGTGCCGCTTGGCCAATTGTTAGTGTCATGTGCGCAAACTTATCGCTTGCCGGCCTTACGTGCCACTAGACGTGTGGCGGTCCAATCTTTTGAAATAGGGATCGTCGATGTTTGGCTTAAGCCAGCAGTCGGCGCCGCATCTTGGATCTCACTTGGTTCAACGTGATAGGGGCGACCAAGTTTTGGTGTTAGTACCCAAATTGGTCCAGCTTCAGAGAGGTAGGTAAGTGCGTCAACTAATTCATCGACAAGATCGCCATCACCATCTCGCCACCACAAAATAACTGCATCAACTACTTCGTGATTATCGCTTCCTAAAAATTCAGTACCGGTGATTGCTTTTATAGATGCACGGAGTTCGTCATCACACTCATCGTCATAGCCAACCTCAAGTACAAGGTCGCCTTGGGCTACTCCCAGTCTGCTTGGCACGGGCTAAGTCCACACAATGATTGGCGCGAGCGCAAGTGTTTTCCTGCTATTCATTGCTTCAATTTCCACTAACTGCCCAGTACGTGGAGAATACGTCTATGAGCGAAACATTTGAGGCGCCAGATCAGATCATCGAACAGCTAGTCGATGTGGACCCAAGTGAAACCGCTGAATGGCAAGCATCCTTTGATCAAGCCCTCAAACATGCAGGACCGGTACGCGCTCGTTACTTAATGCTCAATTTATTAAAGCATGCACGCGAAAATGGCGTTCCACTCTCCGCACTTCGCACAACTGATTACATCAACTCTATTTCTCCATCACACGAACCAGAGTTTCCTGGAGATGAAGCACTCGAAAAACGCATTCGTCAATTTAATCGTTGGAACGCAGCGATGCTTGTGCATCGCGCACAACGTCCAGGCGTTGGTGTGGGCGGACATATTTCAACATACGCATCTTCTGCGTCTTTATATGAAGTTGGCTTTAACCACTTCTTCCGTGGTCAAGATCATCCAGGTGGCGGAGATCAAATCTTCTTCCAGGGACACGCATCTCCCGGAATGTATGCACGTGCATTTCTTGAAGGACGCTTTAGCGAAGATCAGTTAGATGGATTCCGCCAAGAACTTTCACATCCTGCTGGTGGATTATCTTCATACCCACATCCACGTCTGATGCCAGATTTTTGGCAGTTCCCAACAGTGTCAATGGGTATTGGTCCAATCAATGCAATTTATCAAGCACGCTTTAATCGTTACTTACATAACCGCGGAATTAAAGACACATCAGATCAACGCGTCTGGGCATTTCTAGGCGATGGCGAAGTTGATGAAGTAGATACTCTGGGCGCAATTGGACTGGCAACACGTGAGAAGTTAGATAACCTCACATTCGTTGTTAACTGTAACTTGCAACGCCTTGATGGTCCTGTGCGCGGTAATGGCAAAATCATTCAAGAACTCGAATCAGTATTTGGTGGCGCTGGCTGGAATGTTATAAAAGTTATTTGGGGACGCGGTTGGGACCCACTTCTTGCCCAAGATCGTGAAGGCGCTCTTGTTAACATCATGAACACAACTCTTGATGGTGATTACCAAACATTTAAGGCAGAAAATGGTGCCTTCATTCGCGAGCACTTCTTTGGTCGCGATCCTCGCACAGCTGCAATGGTTTCTAGTTGGAGCGATGATCAAATTTGGGGACTACAACGTGGTGGACATGATTACCGCAAGTTATTTGCCGCCTATACAGCAGCAGTTCAAGACAATGGTCGCCCAACTGTAATTCTGGCTAAAACAATTAAGGGTTGGACACTTGGTTCACACTTCGAAGGTCGTAACTCAACGCATCAGATGAAGAAGATGACTAAGGAAGATATTTTGCAATTCCGCGATCGTCTGCAGATTCCACTGACAGATGACAAGTTAGA belongs to Candidatus Planktophila limnetica and includes:
- a CDS encoding zinc ribbon domain-containing protein, with amino-acid sequence MKASPSDQRHILDIQNFDFTTATLKNKAANLPEIAEINTLTIRANNARDLRIGAQTEASDVQRELSRAEGDVEQVVSRITRDEARLNSGTGSPKDLEGLTHEVATLNKRRAELEEVELEIMMRMESLKERISTLEKEESELAAQIADLEIKKENAVTVINSDLEKIAHERSETAKSVDTALLELYEKIRGGGGSGAAALKGGQCGGCNLSINAVELKRMLDLSEDEVVRCEECRCILVRGV
- a CDS encoding bifunctional RNase H/acid phosphatase, coding for MARAFTLTADGGSRGNPGPAGYGAVVSEGGKIVAELYDYIGVATNNVAEYQGLIAGLIHIHSLDPDATVEVQMDSKLVVEQMSGRWQIKHSNMRELAAQARAAHTPSLVKYSWIPRDLNSHADRLANKALDNESGGSDTHAPVQINYLTDRLRSDEVPTTIYLIRHGDTPMTPERRFSGAGKNDPGLSDAGLAQAAAVAEVIEEIKPDVLIASPLKRAQQTAQAIAQSTHLQVIDDEIWTELSFGHWDGLTNQEVREKFGEEYEAWLSSTAVAPKDGESHNSIAARVEAGLSHLVDTYPGKKVVVVTHNMVIRHAIRITVGAPIEGVFHIDITPASITSMTIWPSDGLRCLRMVSNDAHLS
- a CDS encoding DUF3052 domain-containing protein — protein: MGVAQGDLVLEVGYDDECDDELRASIKAITGTEFLGSDNHEVVDAVILWWRDGDGDLVDELVDALTYLSEAGPIWVLTPKLGRPYHVEPSEIQDAAPTAGLSQTSTIPISKDWTATRLVARKAGKR
- a CDS encoding DUF305 domain-containing protein, which produces MNEIMFAQGMIPHHQQAIDMSNMALKNGASPEVKKLAKEIIAAQGKEISQLKYWLTATKSSMTMGHDMGMGGMLSKSDLIALKKLKGTKFDTAFLKAMIAHHEGALDMVSMLDRTKNSEAKKIATDIRTGQSAEITLMKKLLTKSK
- a CDS encoding peroxiredoxin encodes the protein MTLTIGQAAPEFNLMDQHGTNVSLSSFKGKKNVVVLFYPFAFSGICTGELCALRDDLAAFQNDDVQLLAVSCDPMYAQRAFAEAEGYKFPVLADFWPHGAAAKAYGVFDEARGCSVRGTFVIDKEGILRWQVVNGLGDARNVADYKGAIASL